TAGTTTTGTCCAACGGCTGTCGAGCTTCCATTTTTAAACGAACGGTGATTGACTGCATACACTCATAATAtactttgctgaaaatttaccataattttttttcaaatatagatCTGCTTATAACTCACGCGCTACGCGCTTTGCTCTtgtaataaaatggaaaatatattatttgaCGAAATGCATTTAAAATGCTTTTGATAATACCAAAACTACTTAAAGTCTTGTAATAACAGATAGAAAACAGGAAGCTATCGACTCATTGTTTCGCAGCGGTCGGCATTTTTGCATAATTGCAAGCGCTAAGTGAACCCGTCCTACGCTGAGAGAAAATTAAATAtaactgtttcattttatttttataaatattttgaaccTAGTGTAACAGTTATTGCGTAAATGATAAttgaattaattatatttttcatttctcacacTTAATGCGTAGAATTAGTAGGGTGGCTTGTGTGAGATAGTTTCGTAGTTAAGGAAACATTATTGCCTCACATTGTCAAGCAATAACggtacaaaaacttttttttttaatttttggtatCATAGCTGTattatataattgtttttaaatggttttatatAAGGACAAAGATAAAAGGCTAAAATGTTTGTCAACTCTACCCCTTTTTGGCGTTATTTCACAAGCGATTAAAATACCCCCAATGCATGACGGAATAACATGTACTGCATATTTTActcaaataaatgatataatgacttcaaaaaaaaaaaaaaaaaaaaaaaaagagagccCCCGAGAAGGGTCCTTCTAGTGACAATTTAGATTTATACTTTCTTTTTTCCCAAGCAGAACTTAAGGGCTACAGCAAGGAAAAGAATTGTTTCAATCGGTTATAATGACTTTAATGATAATTTTTGTATACAGATACATTTACTCGAATGTTCTGCAGGGAAGACGATTCGTCTCTTATTTTCATATGAATCAAAATAACGAGAACATTCAATGGCCGCCTGACTGTTGCATTAAAAACtgtacattttcagttttgaatgtTATGACATTGGTGCCTTCAGAAACTGTGATGACGTCATAATGAACGCAATTTATCATACCAATCATGCATAATTGAACGACGATCTATCACTTCCTCATCATAATCATTCTCATTCCACATTCATAATTAAGGAAAAAGGAGGTTTGCCAAATTGTAAGATACACCAGGAATTAGGTGAATAGATCTGCGGGCGTGTTATTTTATTGACTGCGCACCAGCCGTACTATTTCTTACTGCGTAGCAGTAATATAAAAACGGAAATTGTGAACAGAAATAGTGCGATTATTGTCAAATATCTGATGTATCACTAGATAAGAtgattatttatctttatttctcaTTTTATCGCATCACTTGAACTGTTCATGTAGGCGGAGGAATCCTGAGATGCAGTTTATCATCTGGAAACTATTTCATTCatgaaatgtttaataaatgtCAAGGTCTCAGAAAACGGAGAAATATGCGTCTTTACCAACTATGGTAGAAATACAAATTATAATAAACAATTGATTTGCAGATAACGATTTGATACAATAAAACTCTAATATACAATGCTTGGAAACTCAGAAAATTGGACTATTTTGTATACTTAATTCTAATGAATCTCGATGAAATGCGATGTGAATTACCAACAATCTTTGTTCTATCACATTGTCCCGATAATGTCACCATCTCTTTCTCTgcaaaacccgcccgcttagctcaatagagagagcgcatatctacggatcgcggggtcatgatttcgatccccgggcggggcgtatgttctccgtgacgatttgataaaatacattgtgtctgaaatcattcatcctctacctctgattcatgcggggaagttggcagttacttgcggggaatggtttgtactggtacagaatccaggaacactggttaggataattgcccgccgttacataactgaaatactgttgaaaaaaactgcgttaaacccaaaacaaacaaacaataatcaGTAAAATTGATACGTAAGCCGAAGTGCGTTGACATCGTTATTAACGCTCACTTACAAAGAGTTTTCAGATGTGTCTTAAATCCGTTCGGTTCCTTAAAATTAGAATTTATTTGCATCAATTTGCATACTTTCTCTAAAGCACTGTTGTACGTATAAaacatgataatgataataaatgagccgcgccatgagaaaaccaacatagtggatttgcgaccagcatggatccagaccagcctgcgcatccgcgcagtctggtcaggacccatgctgttcgctaacggtttctctaattgcaataggctttgaaagcgaacagcatggatcttgaccagactgcgcggatgcgcaggctggtctggatccttgctggtcgcaaacccactatgttggttttctcatggcacggctcaaatatattaataataacacTGACAATACTTATAATAAGTGTTTTATACTTACTCAGAAATTATCAAAGACTATATGTGCTATATGTGACATTTTTTCTTTGCAGATATGCCACTCACTAAAATGGAAAGACTGCAAGACATTGTTATGACAACAGTGATATTCTCACTGACATTTATCTTGCTCAATTCCTCGTCTACGTTAGCTTCACCAATAGGAAAAAGATCTAACCAGCTTCCAATAGAATTAAATGTAAGTACACGTGCTGTTAAAGCACGATAGCCGGATGGCAGTACCACTAGTCGAAAGCACAGGTACCCTGCGGATGGATATAGCTGTCGTGTTTatttgaccgttatttctcatatttaaatgcttctttaaaatattcagaatttgatatttaaaaaaaatacaaggtAGCCCTGATGCCATTTTTTCaaccaacggaagtggattgagccaggcttagcaatgaaaacgacaaCATTCGCAAGGATAGGTAAAAACAGCGAGATTCCCGGTGTGCACAGGCGTTATCACTGCCAAGTCGGGCTCAATCCACTTCCGCTGGTTAAAAAAAATGGCGCCAGGGctacattttctcttttttaataTCGTCggcaaattctgaatattttaaagaagcatttaaatcgaAAGCTATGGGGTATTTGGTaactataaatgtaaataatttcaaatatgagaaataacggtcaaatcacggcgggtagtAAACGCGACGGCTATATGTCCAGCCGCAGGGTACCCGTGGTCGAAAGCAAGTGACAACTGCAATATCTGTCATCCTTATGCAGTTTCATtcacattttcctttttttcctgaTGATCTCGCAGATTGTTTTTAACACTGTCCAATTTAAGGGTGACCAACCCGTATGGCTGTTGGATACCTTTTTTCTCCGTGTGTACGTTTTCCAAAACTCACGTTGGTTGGCCACCCCTGACATCCTTTCCAATGAAACAAAGAAGACCGAATCTGTGACGTCATTATGAATCGAAATGACAGTTTTCCTCCAATATTATTACACCACAGCAGCGCGCTTGGAATGAAAATCACACAAAACTGTGTTAGATTTGAAATACTCTATAATGACtgtctcttgaataaaatcatcgtttATCGTTCAGAtccataatattattatatcactcaggctaCATCCTAacgatataattcctttgcatttGAACTGCAAAGAATGGTTTCATTTAACGAAAAAATTACTGTTTTCGATATACTATCAGTAAAATGAGTTTGTAGGTGAAAGCTTTATCGGAAGAGTGTTGATtaggttaacccttaccctgctaaatttctaaaatggacttgtccatcattcagtttgggcagtaccatttgttattcgaagtggagttcactgaaattttactgactgaataacgaacagtgaacatccgtgcagtctgcactgatcgcaaaggcagtgactgaatagtgaacagtaaacatccgtgcagtctgcactggtcgcaaaggcagaaacacttgccgccagcagtctaaaggttattaattcaaaataaacattgtgAAGCCTTGCAGCCTTTCTGTGCATTATTTGGTGTTGTATGAAAAATGCTTTTAGTACGTTTATACCTAATGCCTCAaatacaaacacgtttgtttgaaaaattgaGATAATGTGCTGAAATTGAATAGGTAATCTTTATTATGGCTGAAATGTGTTGCCAGGGTGATATTTAGATTTACTTAATTGATATACTAGTAACCAATCTACTGAGAACAATTTCCATGACATCCATTTGACTCCATAGCACTTGATCATTTACTTAGGGGCATATTGATAAtgcattacttttttattaccaTATGTGGCTAATGAGACTTTAAGtgaatttttttgtgttattattCCCACTGTGAAAAAATGTTTCTCTAAATTTCACTGGAGACCAATTATTATAGAAATTGTATTCTGAGAAATATATTTCTTCTAGACTTGAAGCATTTTGTTACATTCGCTATAAATGTTAAtaatgtgagccgtgccatgagaaaaccaatattgtgggtttgcgaccagcatggattcaggatccacgctgttcgctatcaatacctattggaattagagaaaccgttagcgaacagcatggatcctgaccagactgcgcggatgcgcaggctggtctggatctatgctggtcgcaaagccactatgttggttttctcatggcgcggctaatgTGTAGGTGATGTTATACGCAGATACATACAGCAACAGTATCTGTAAGTTAGTGAAATCTGTAAAAACATATCCTGTAGCTTTAAATACTAGTAGTTCCATTTAGAAATGTGAAGACCGTTATATAAATCATAAACTGATGAATGAGAAAAAAGATAGCAAAACCTAGTCCCTTAAAATCAAATTAGTTAAGTGACAGTCTCTCAGTCCTTAAAGGCCCCGTGACCGTTTGGTTAAGTttggttaagttcgctgacttgAATCACTTACCCCTCTACGGATTCTTGTGAAGAAGCTTCCTACCTTGCCTATGAATGATATCCAGATACCAGCCGGTGTCCGTTGGAGCACCTGTTGTCATTCTAAATCACTTTCAGTCCTCAACAAAACGAACGCGCGCATCCTTTTGCATTATCAATCCTATTTAAACGTGTTGCTGTGTAAGTGAAGTAAAATGTACAATGaaatgccagtaattttccaaaGAATGGGCAATGTTTTCCATGAATATTATTGCAAGCAAGGGCGGAGATATGGGTAGAAACACTGACCTTCCACAAGTTAGCTGTAAAGCTTACCGACATGAAAGGGTTGGTTTTATATTCCAAGTGGTATTTACAGCGGCGAGATGCAAGAGATCCGAATCATCGACCTTTCCTCTTGGTCAAGGAGGCACTGGAATAAAATTTAACATACTTTTTTTGGTCTTATTTCAGTGTGATTCCCCAGTATCAGTGGGAGATGGATTATTGAGAGACATGATGATGATGGTCGCAGACTTTGATCACGATGGTAAAGTTTCTGAAACTGAAATTGCATGGTTCTATAGAAATATGGTACTATATACTCCCTATGTGGCATATACCTTTGGAAGATCTTTCATTGAAATAGCCGACTTAGATCATGACAATCTTCTGGATTCTTCAGGTAATTCTTATCACATTTGTCCATTTTCTAACAATATATGCTGAAATATGTGCATAATTTGTcctgtaaaaaaagaaaagaaataaatctaAGAATCTGGACAAAATTGATGGATACTTTGCATGGTCTTTCCTGGTAGGAAGCATTTAAATCGGTCtgaatttttacacaaaattcatTCAGCCGATTTAGTATTTCGCAGATTTATCTAGGCCTGTCTATAAACGTTCAaagcatgatttatcaaacagtGCCCCTGGAAatctattttgttttcagtttaggATGAATAATGACTTGTTCAAGCTAAAACTGAGAGCCCGAggactaattaattaattaattgttttcaatattcaacTACCAGTGTACACCTTAAACGTGATGACAAATAATCCAATCACAAGCACCTCGGTCATGTTTGTACACGTGACTTATCTGACCTAATGAAATATAAACAAGCGAATGTTTACACTAATGAAACTGCGGGAAAATAGCATCATTATTATTCCGTCTGTAACAAAAGCAATCAAAAGGAGATGAATAAAACTTCGTCAGGCAATCcctgaaatataattatgatatcacTTACCTCTGTTACTGCGACAGTGTGTCTTTGGATGTGTATTGATCGTCAACCAAAggttgatgttttttttaaaaaaagcaaagcCTTCCTGTATATTTAATCTATTTTACTGTACCCATCTAAGGGTCGGTCAATAGAAAACAATCGTCTTAGACTCCTAGGTAGAGAATTAATTCCTGTATGTTGTATGGGGTTTCCGCTGATATATCATTTGTTACCTGAGCTGACAGTGTTGTTAGAATAAATATAATCGGCGCAATATTCCAAGACCAAATGTTTGCAATTTTtgcaatgtatattttatttacgttATCTTATAAAGGTTTCCTATGTACATTTCAGAGTTACTTTGCATGCTTGGGGCGATGAGTGCTTCAAACTGGACACGGCGGTGAAACAGATACTGCTATGTATATGACTGAGTACAAAACATCTTCACTAAAGTTATAGCCTCCTCCGACTTATCAATGCTTGTACGTAAATAGAGTACTCACGGACAAATTCCTTTATGTTTTTTGTTGCATGTAATATTTGGTTTTGGAGAGGATGGCAAAGTTCACAGTCAGAGAGAATACCAAGATGATGATACCTGGATATAGTCATGAATCATATAGggacatttacattttataaatacagatGTCGGGTAAATTCATTACAGATATGCTACTTGTACTTAGttatgtattattttgtattttactatAAAGAAAATGAGCATTTGACTGGCGATGCCTCTGTTTGGTTATATGAGTTTATATTTAGCTCAAAGAATCGCCATGATGACGATAATGCAGCGGTACATCTGTCTATTAATCTATTCGTGTTAATGCGATATCATCATAGTGCAATATTGTACATATCAAATGAAATCATCACGGTAGCTATATACTTTGAACTAGCACATTTTTGTATGTCTTTATTTCTTACAAATACGGTTCCTCCTGATACTAGCAAGAAAATACAAaccaaaaagtaaaaaacaaactTCCAAATATGGCATTCCTtattttctttcatgtttaattgatataatattttatttcatgttgataAATGACATTCTGTGTTTATTCGGTGAAATATAAACTATATCACTCACACTGCACATACTGTAAATGGTACTTTCATTGCATCAGtttgattgaaataaaatcaaatgtaagttgtttgaaaatatgtaatatgtcTCATCTTGAATTGTTTCTTACTTCACAAAGAATTAGGTTCAGTATTCGCGAAAAGAAAACGTACAAAATTTAatgtcctttttttttaaaacggttGTTTTCTATTTATCGCGTTCAAATTTCTTGTAGTAAATGATTCTAGAATACAATCGAAAAATGGGACGGGTTTCTGAAAATATTCTGATGCCCAGGATTATTAAAATATGTCTGAACACGGGTCTTTTTTGACTGTCTTTGTAACGCCAAATTGGACTTATGTTAACGTTATATAACACAGGTACTCCGTGTTGAACATTGCCACATTTTGTGGAACTTTAAAGAGTATCTGTCACTAATAAAGAAAATGCTTATGTTTTAATTATGTTTCCAACTGATTGATATTTAAGTTGCAATTATATTGTTGTTGTATGACTTGCAAAATCACGTGTCTCATTTATCTACACGAGATTTTTCTAAAATGAATAAGAGATATTTTTCTCGCTTGACGAAAATTCTAAGTGtagaatttgaaatttatttcacttttagGTACAGTTAGATACAGTACCCAGTTAAGATAtgctgtatttatttatatttaactaCAACACATTCCTTCTTGTAATTTAATTGTTTGATGTattatttatgttaaattgtTATGTGTTAAGGTAGGCCATATTTTAGCGAATATTTTAATCCACCATCAGGTATTTTTATCATATGAATTGCATTAGCACGTACTCATATTTTTCCATAAATACTTACTTTATAACTTCATGATTTTTATAATATAGTAcgtaattttatcaaatgttctACTGAATGGAATATTTAACGGAATTTACTTGGCACTTTTCTAATTTTTCCACGTTTAGATATGATCAGTATTTTAATATTCttctaaaaatgttatttcactCCTCTGTATAACTCATTTATCAGGTTTCAATTCCTTAAAtagattttccttttttaaagaaaagtcaTTCAATAccacattttttttcttgttttgataCCAGCtacattattgttatttcattgcTTGCGAATACTCAACGTCTGATTTGATAAACACGTTTCACTGATTAAAACAGACCAGTTTAGAATTTTATTAGTTTTCCCTTTTCGTAAAGGTGTTCGTTTATTGTGGGTAGAGAAATATGAGGACATTCGTTAACTACGACTTTGATATAAATGTAACGTATAATTGACACTTCGGGTAATCAAAGAGGCTTACAACATGTACCtgtattatatatttgtaaaaactaACATCATGATGACTGAAATTGTTTTCTCCTTTCAGATGTTCTCCAAAACCTTGTAGCCCTCCTTAGATGTTAAATGGATACTTTTCggagacatttttttttcggataaaaatgcatttctcaCAAAAGATGCCGAAACTGGTAATTTCTGACAGTAGTATTTGTTAAAAGCTTACTGGCATATTTATGATTATTGAACAATGTTCAGTTAGAACCAGATCAACGATCCAAAgcatgttgaaaaataaaatagtctgtagttgtgttttataaaaaatatactttCAAGAGAGCCTTTTTTATCTCTCAATTTCAAGTATacgttttatgtaaatataattgaAGTTGTTAAAAGAACAGCCGCTCAAATGCTATTTTTGATGCATCTTGCTTTGAATTCTATCTTTATTGGAAGCATTGCATTATTTAAGACCAAGACatctttttcatacatttttattaaatgttaacGACTAGTACTTGTTACTATGATAGAATAAGCACTTCTGGGATCTTACCGTACCAATTatttgagaaataaaatattacgCTTTCTTTGTAAATGTGTGTATATATTTGAagaataaaactgttttatttacatatttgtatGTTTACAAGGGTTCTAAAACAaaaatggttgataaataaaATGACACACTGTCTTTGGACAGGAAGAAAATATTGCTTTTCAGGTCAATAAAACTTGAGCAGTTGTCACGGTAGTAACGGAATATATCAATTCATTTGACCAACTCTCATGAAAAAGGATTGCCATCATATAATTGTCATTAGAGGCTGAGTAAACAAATTTGTTTACCTATTAGAACATTGAACAAGACGAAATTTCAACACGAAATGATATTATGTTGCAGAATTTTAAGTATGTAGGGGAGATCTAAGTTCAGTGAGTAAAATGCAGATTCTGATCTTAATGGAAAAACAAGTGTTGACATAAAACATATGCAAAAATCAGACGAAAACATGACTTAGCCATTTACAACATTATTGGTACTAAGTGCATAAAGGGAAACAGCAAGAAATATCAAAACTCATGTACTGGAAAGATATGGGATGAAACTTTAAATCGTTAATCATTTTCAAACATACTGATACGTTATCTAATTTTCGGAATGTATCGAATGAATGATAAAGTCAATTTCAAAGTGTTCCAGTGACGAAGAGGGTttatcacttttttttcaaattattttatgaaaaccattgtaaataaattgtattattttcaacaaataaaagACGAACCCTGAAAGtttcataatataaataaaaatgtaacagttcAATGTAAATTGCGGCGAATATTGCACGAGCTTAAGATAGAACGCTATGTTTCAATTGTAGACCTAGCCAAAATATCAATAcagaaaaagatataaaagttatAAACAAAATTGAATTAATTGAAGGTAAACCCTTCATTCAACACAATAACGTGCTAAATTTAGTTTTTCGTGGTACATATAAAGCATGAACATATAATGTTCACATTtataaatgcaaaatagagtACATAATggatttgacttgaaattaatGGTTGAAATTTTGTAGAgagttaaatgaaaaaaatagagCGTACAATGTATTTGACCTGAAATTAATGGTTGAAATTTTGCAGAGAGCTAAGAGCTGGATAAGATCTATGTCACTTTTATCTTGGGATACCTGTCAGCATGGGTTACCCATTTTCAATTTATCGCTTCATTTAAGATTcctaaataatttcattttagacTGTTGATAAACTTcagagtttttttgtttgtttgataatTATTGTACATTTATGTTTTATGCAACAcgatatattattattttgcttttaggaaaatattttgtataaatttatgtTTACTTGCATGCTACAAAGTGTACTCATAATTGTTTCCTAATTTCCTTACAAAAGCCGCTATCCAGGAAAAGGACACTTGTAGCTCAAGCTATCAAAAGTTTGTACCTgagtaaatatttttcattagataattattctaaatatattttcaacTTTAGTAAGGCGATAGGTAGCAAAGCTTTCAGacattaaatttttgaaataaaaaagtgtcCACGCAACTAGATGTTTTAGTTCGGAagtatttaacaatttaaaattattttatcataaagtGCCAGAATACTTTTGATTTACTATATTGTCTTTATTGTCTAATATTTAAGTGTACGTCATAAAAATCCACTAggttaaaacataaaatgttccTATGATAAATTGTAGTCTTGTGTTAAAACTTTCATTTTGTCTTGTGACTTCATGATAGTTTTCAGACTACCAAAAACTATGTAAAATATCATTTCGTCTTTACTtgcattaacatttatttataaaatgcattACATCTCACTATGTCATAAATAGATTGTTTAAGGTCAaagcaaataaattttgaaagattcgtatgttttgtttgcttttcatTCGTCAGATTTAATTTGAATTAAGGTAATAGATcgtttacctttagcctgctggcggcaagtgattctgcctttgctaccagtgcagaccaagatcagcctgcacatccatgatcatggtctgcactgttcgctattcagtcagtaaataaccagtgaacaccccttcgaataataaatggcattgcccaaattaaatgatggaccagttaattatagaaatttagccgtGTAAGAGTTTCGTTTTTGTATTCTCCGCATGCGATTCCGGCATTCTCCGGTTATCATTAAAAGTAATTTCTGTTACGGCCGAAGGTTGCCGAAATCGAATACGGAGGATATGTAGCctcacggaaatagccgattgcATTACCTTATTCTTAACGGTTGTGAAATTTCGACTTCTTGTATCATCAAAAATATGTGTTggcctcatgaacagactcgatcgttaatttttttcctatgtttccaaaggattgTATCAGGGTTTGCTTTTAGATTTGATTTATACCACTTTCGTTAATAAATGGTCACGGAGACACATAATTCTTGATTCACCCGTTGAAAATATTCTTTAGCAGTAATATCTCTGGTGGTAATGGTAACCTTTCTATCTGATTCTGCAATGATATTGatacttttatgaaatatatttataggtcattaaatttaagaaaattctatttttgtttactttatgGACATGTTGCTTTTGTGTTAGCTAATGTACATTTGAAAAGAAATCTAAAAACAGACTCTGATTTGttgtcatgtacatgtatgtcatgcGAAAGAGGATCAGCTAGAATACGTAATTACACTTCTAGAATAACCTTCTTGGTTAGATTtgaattgaaagaaatatgaGTAATTAGCATACACTGTAATACTTCTAGCATAACTTGTAAGTTTGAATTTCTCGAACTCTCCTAATTCTATTTACATCTGTTAGAAGAACCAAAGAATTCAACCAAGAAAAATTATAGCAgtcttggtttgattgagtctgtacatgagaAGTGATAAAAAAGTGCAACACTATTAaaccccccaccccacacacacgcacacgcacgcgcgcgcgcacacacacacacacacacacacacacacacacacacacacctcttCCCAAGCACAGGCTCAACacaaatattgaatggactccatgatcaaaAAGAACCAGAAAATGGCCTACAAAATATTTAATCTGAAAGTCTTTGGCTTAGGTATCCAACGCAAAAGAAAGGTTTAGAGTTTATTCTAACTTGATAACTGTTTTCAGTAACATCAGACTAGAAATATTCTTAAAGGCTGTATGACTTTTAGAGCGTAGGTGGAAGACATCACGTGTATTAAAGGCGCGTGAGAGATCATACCAGAAGAAaacattgtgtaatatttacatattgttgaGACCGGTGCTAGTGCCTTTTAAAGCTTTATGACTATTAGAGCGTAGGTGGAAGACATCACGTGTATTAAAAGGCGCGTGGTATTAAAACGGGAAGATATTAGATCATACCagaagaaaacattttgtaatatttacacaTTGTTGAGATCGGTACTGGTGCCCTATATCAAATTGAAATTCACGAGTTGCAAGTGCAAATTATTTGGCAgtacttgagaaaaaaaaactgagtgGTCCATTTTTTTGTAACGTAACACATTTTACTGATTGGCAGCAAGTGATAGTGCATTTGTTTGATTCATGGAAGGAAAGGGTTTGTTGTTTTCACAAGGAGTAAATTCTATTGAAAAGTTtagaatcttttttaaaaatgggagaAATCTATTTGCATTCGCCGTTTGGCTTTTTGTGAAAATATGTAGCAGAGtatgaaagttttcatttttggGATTTAATGGTCAATGACAGTGGCAAATAATTTCGTAGTTTTAgcaaaatgtaagaaaatattaaatgttacagactcggtttgattgagcctgctcatggacggtagtggaaatggatactaccgtccacaccctctagccccgggttgagcagaactcaacatttacacataaaaTGCAAAAGAGACTCGTTTTGGTCCAGTCTGCTCAAGAGAAGTAATGGAATGTGAAACGCCCGTCACGTCCAGTACGTCAGCcctaagcggaattctattttacaaatacattttatggACTCCCAAAGAACCAGAACTTACAAAAGTAATGTGTTTTCTTAAGCCTATTATAGGCCCCATTGGAAACGAATTCAATATATTATCTCCCTTCTTGGATAATCTGATATTCTTGTCCAAGTTTTCGATTAAtctgaaaacatatttttgttatacttctATGTCAATTGTAGATAtgtttagaattttgttttagaCATATTGGACATTGGCATTGTTTCGTTGATTTTCAttagttatttactttaaaaaaataatgcgACTAGATATTGCTCCGTAGAAAGCTTTAATCTATAATTTACAGTTTAAAGAATGGAACATAAACATTTCGTTATAAAAATCAGAAGAGTAGGACTTAAATCATAACATTAGAACTGAAATAAGAATTTTAATTGGTGCGTGCTAGTACTATTGATATGGGCCAGGTAGATACATGAAACTGGTTGATGCTGGTTTTATGCAAAAGagaaataaatattatgaaaaaaaaatcaataaaaaatcagCTTCATGTAATTatgtaaaatagtaaaaaaaaagatgacaaaaGAGCCTGACAAATCATTCTCAAAACCTTAACAAGAGGAAGAAAAAGAATAGTCCTTTccaaaaattaattgaaaattaa
The Mercenaria mercenaria strain notata chromosome 10, MADL_Memer_1, whole genome shotgun sequence genome window above contains:
- the LOC123559394 gene encoding uncharacterized protein LOC123559394 isoform X1 gives rise to the protein MLTPSLFSSKQHITVNRQHRTLVIKEIPDMPLTKMERLQDIVMTTVIFSLTFILLNSSSTLASPIGKRSNQLPIELNCDSPVSVGDGLLRDMMMMVADFDHDGKVSETEIAWFYRNMVLYTPYVAYTFGRSFIEIADLDHDNLLDSSELLCMLGAMSASNWTRR
- the LOC123559394 gene encoding uncharacterized protein LOC123559394 isoform X2, which gives rise to MPLTKMERLQDIVMTTVIFSLTFILLNSSSTLASPIGKRSNQLPIELNCDSPVSVGDGLLRDMMMMVADFDHDGKVSETEIAWFYRNMVLYTPYVAYTFGRSFIEIADLDHDNLLDSSELLCMLGAMSASNWTRR